A single Chanos chanos chromosome 8, fChaCha1.1, whole genome shotgun sequence DNA region contains:
- the sim1a gene encoding single-minded homolog 1-A isoform X1, protein MKEKSKNAARTRREKENSEFYELAKLLPLPSAITSQLDKASIIRLTTSYLKMRIVFPEGLGESWGHVSRASSLDNVGRELGSHLLQTLDGFIFVVAPDGKIMYISETASVHLGLSQVELTGNSIYEYIHPADHDEMTAVLTAHQPYHSHFVQEYEMERSFFLRMKCVLAKRNAGLTCGGYKVIHCSGYLKIRQYSLDMSPFDGCYQNVGLVAVGHSLPPSAVTEIKLHSNMFMFRASLDMKLIFLDSRVAELTGYEPQDLIEKTLYHHVHSCDTFHLRCAHHLLLVKGQVTTKYYRFLAKQGGWVWVQSYATIVHNSRSSRPHCIVSVNYVLTDTEYKGLQLSLDQVTSSKPSFSYNSTSNPVIDNRRASKSRVSRTKAKTRLSPYSQYPGFHTERSESDQDSPWGGSPLTDSASPQLLEQGEGMDASCVYRQFPEPRPLCYSLPLSDEHHTPSDAHGHTHSQSCEQGRCEAGRYFLGTPQPGREAWWGAARSVLPLTKSSPENGDGYEAVMPHIASIHSLHVRGHWDEDSVVSSPDGGSASDSGDRYRGDHFRASPQEPSKIETLIRATQQMIKEEESRLQLRKGPAEPSLGAANGLAKGHGPCFSAEFPQAALPGVVCRGSTQAISPAPSPAPLSRLSSPGSERLAKAKDFLQTELSPHQHQLPLTGSCAASPTPALYPSHPRQYIDKHTAYSLTGYALEHLYEAESFRGYALGCSGSSHYDMASHLRMQAEQTPSHKGTSVIITNGS, encoded by the exons ATGAAAGAGAAGTCCAAAAATGCTGCCCGGACACGACGGGAAAAGGAGAACAGTGAATTCTATGAGCTGGCGAAACTGTTGCCCTTACCCTCTGCAATTACATCTCAACTCGACAAAGCGTCCATCATTCGACTCACAACCAGCTACTTGAAAATGAGAATTGTTTTTCCAGaag GTCTTGGGGAATCGTGGGGTCATGTGAGTCGAGCCAGCTCTCTGGATAATGTCGGGCGAGAACTGGGGTCGCATCTACTTCAG ACTCTGGACGGATTCATTTTCGTGGTTGCTCCGGATGGGAAAATTATGTACATTTCAGAAACTGCCTCAGTACATCTGGGTTTGTCACAG GTAGAGCTGACGGGGAACAGCATTTACGAGTACATACACCCCGCGGATCACGATGAAATGACAGCCGTGCTTACAGCTCACCAACCCTACCATTCGCACTTTGTACAAG AATACGAAATGGAGCGATCCTTCTTCTTGAGAATGAAATGTGTTCTGGCGAAAAGGAACGCGGGGTTGACTTGCGGCGGATACAAG GTGATCCACTGTAGTGGCTACCTGAAGATCCGTCAGTACAGTTTGGACATGTCTCCATTTGATGGCTGTTATCAGAATGTCGGTTTGGTGGCAGTAGGTCACTCTCTACCACCCAGTGCTGTCACTGAGATCAAGCTCCATAGCAACATGTTTATGTTTAGAGCCAGCCTGGACATGAAGCTCATCTTTCTAGACTCCAG ggtAGCAGAGTTGACTGGCTATGAACCCCAGGATTTAATAGAGAAGACACTTTACCATCACGTCCACAGCTGTGACACCTTCCACCTCCGCTGTGCACACCACTTGT TGCTGGTAAAAGGACAAGTCACCACTAAGTATTACAGATTCCTGGCTAAGCAGGGAGGTTGGGTTTGGGTGCAGAGCTATGCTACCATTGTACACAACAGCCGATCCTCTAGACCTCACTGCATCGTCAGTGTCAACTATGTTCTGAC gGATACGGAATATAAAGGTCTACAGCTGTCCTTAGACCAGGTGACGTCCAGCAAACCGTCCTTCTCCTATAACAGCACATCAAACCCGGTGATTGATAACCGTAGGGCGAGTAAGAGCAGGGTGTCACGGACCAAGGCCAAGACGAGGCTGTCTCCTTACTCTCAG taccCAGGCTTTCATACGGAGCGTTCTGAATCGGATCAGGACAGCCCGTGGGGCGGCAGTCCTCTTACCGACTCTGCTTCTCCTCAGCTGCTGGAGCAGGGGGAGGGTATGGACGCTTCCTGCGTTTACCGGCAGTTTCCAGAACCGCGCCCGCTCTGTTACAGCCTGCCTCTGTCCGACGAGCACCACACCCCGAGCGACGCTcacggtcacacacactcacagtcctGTGAGCAGGGCCGCTGCGAGGCGGGCCGCTATTTCCTGGGCACGCCCCAGCCTGGGCGAGAGGCGTGGTGGGGCGCTGCCAGATCGGTCCTGCCCCTGACCAAGTCATCCCCAGAAAACGGCGACGGGTATGAAGCAGTCATGCCCCACATCGCGTCAATACACAGCTTGCACG TCAGGGGCCACTGGGACGAAGACAGTGTGGTTAGTTCGCCTGACGGGGGTTCGGCCAGCGATTCGGGCGACCGTTACCGCGGGGATCACTTCCGGGCCAGTCCTCAGGAGCCTAGTAAAATAGAAACCTTGATTCGGGCAACCCAGCAGATGatcaaagaggaagagagtcgACTACAGCTGAGGAAAGGCCCCGCCGAGCCTTCCCTGGGCGCCGCCAACGGGCTGGCCAAAGGCCACGGCCCCTGCTTCAGCGCCGAGTTCCCCCAGGCCGCCCTGCCAGGAGTGGTATGTCGGGGTTCGACCCAGGCGATAAGCCCCGCCCCTAGCCCCGCCCCTCTCTCCCGGCTTAGCAGCCCTGGCTCGGAACGACTGGCCAAGGCCAAAGACTTCCTGCAGACGGAACTCTCTCCCCATCAGCACCAGCTCCCTCTCACGGGTTCATGCGCTGCCTCTCCCACGCCCGCACTCTATCCGTCTCATCCCCGCCAatacatagacaaacacacggCCTATTCACTCACAGGCTACGCCCTGGAGCACCTGTACGAGGCAGAGAGTTTCAGAGGCTACGCCCTGGGTTGTTCGGGCTCCTCTCACTATGACATGGCCTCTCACCTGCGCATGCAGGCCGAACAAACGCCAAGCCACAAAGGCACCTCCGTCATCATCACCAACGGCAGCTGA
- the sim1a gene encoding single-minded homolog 1-A isoform X2, translating into MKEKSKNAARTRREKENSEFYELAKLLPLPSAITSQLDKASIIRLTTSYLKMRIVFPEGLGESWGHVSRASSLDNVGRELGSHLLQTLDGFIFVVAPDGKIMYISETASVHLGLSQVELTGNSIYEYIHPADHDEMTAVLTAHQPYHSHFVQEYEMERSFFLRMKCVLAKRNAGLTCGGYKVIHCSGYLKIRQYSLDMSPFDGCYQNVGLVAVGHSLPPSAVTEIKLHSNMFMFRASLDMKLIFLDSRVAELTGYEPQDLIEKTLYHHVHSCDTFHLRCAHHLLLVKGQVTTKYYRFLAKQGGWVWVQSYATIVHNSRSSRPHCIVSVNYVLTDTEYKGLQLSLDQVTSSKPSFSYNSTSNPVIDNRRASKSRVSRTKAKTRLSPYSQYPGFHTERSESDQDSPWGGSPLTDSASPQLLEQGEGMDASCVYRQFPEPRPLCYSLPLSDEHHTPSDAHGHTHSQSCEQGRCEAGRYFLGTPQPGREAWWGAARSVLPLTKSSPENGDGYEAVMPHIASIHSLHGEGHWDEDSVVSSPDGGSASDSGDRYRGDHFRASPQEPSKIETLIRATQQMIKEEESRLQLRKGPAEPSLGAANGLAKGHGPCFSAEFPQAALPGVVCRGSTQAISPAPSPAPLSRLSSPGSERLAKAKDFLQTELSPHQHQLPLTGSCAASPTPALYPSHPRQYIDKHTAYSLTGYALEHLYEAESFRGYALGCSGSSHYDMASHLRMQAEQTPSHKGTSVIITNGS; encoded by the exons ATGAAAGAGAAGTCCAAAAATGCTGCCCGGACACGACGGGAAAAGGAGAACAGTGAATTCTATGAGCTGGCGAAACTGTTGCCCTTACCCTCTGCAATTACATCTCAACTCGACAAAGCGTCCATCATTCGACTCACAACCAGCTACTTGAAAATGAGAATTGTTTTTCCAGaag GTCTTGGGGAATCGTGGGGTCATGTGAGTCGAGCCAGCTCTCTGGATAATGTCGGGCGAGAACTGGGGTCGCATCTACTTCAG ACTCTGGACGGATTCATTTTCGTGGTTGCTCCGGATGGGAAAATTATGTACATTTCAGAAACTGCCTCAGTACATCTGGGTTTGTCACAG GTAGAGCTGACGGGGAACAGCATTTACGAGTACATACACCCCGCGGATCACGATGAAATGACAGCCGTGCTTACAGCTCACCAACCCTACCATTCGCACTTTGTACAAG AATACGAAATGGAGCGATCCTTCTTCTTGAGAATGAAATGTGTTCTGGCGAAAAGGAACGCGGGGTTGACTTGCGGCGGATACAAG GTGATCCACTGTAGTGGCTACCTGAAGATCCGTCAGTACAGTTTGGACATGTCTCCATTTGATGGCTGTTATCAGAATGTCGGTTTGGTGGCAGTAGGTCACTCTCTACCACCCAGTGCTGTCACTGAGATCAAGCTCCATAGCAACATGTTTATGTTTAGAGCCAGCCTGGACATGAAGCTCATCTTTCTAGACTCCAG ggtAGCAGAGTTGACTGGCTATGAACCCCAGGATTTAATAGAGAAGACACTTTACCATCACGTCCACAGCTGTGACACCTTCCACCTCCGCTGTGCACACCACTTGT TGCTGGTAAAAGGACAAGTCACCACTAAGTATTACAGATTCCTGGCTAAGCAGGGAGGTTGGGTTTGGGTGCAGAGCTATGCTACCATTGTACACAACAGCCGATCCTCTAGACCTCACTGCATCGTCAGTGTCAACTATGTTCTGAC gGATACGGAATATAAAGGTCTACAGCTGTCCTTAGACCAGGTGACGTCCAGCAAACCGTCCTTCTCCTATAACAGCACATCAAACCCGGTGATTGATAACCGTAGGGCGAGTAAGAGCAGGGTGTCACGGACCAAGGCCAAGACGAGGCTGTCTCCTTACTCTCAG taccCAGGCTTTCATACGGAGCGTTCTGAATCGGATCAGGACAGCCCGTGGGGCGGCAGTCCTCTTACCGACTCTGCTTCTCCTCAGCTGCTGGAGCAGGGGGAGGGTATGGACGCTTCCTGCGTTTACCGGCAGTTTCCAGAACCGCGCCCGCTCTGTTACAGCCTGCCTCTGTCCGACGAGCACCACACCCCGAGCGACGCTcacggtcacacacactcacagtcctGTGAGCAGGGCCGCTGCGAGGCGGGCCGCTATTTCCTGGGCACGCCCCAGCCTGGGCGAGAGGCGTGGTGGGGCGCTGCCAGATCGGTCCTGCCCCTGACCAAGTCATCCCCAGAAAACGGCGACGGGTATGAAGCAGTCATGCCCCACATCGCGTCAATACACAGCTTGCACGGTGA GGGCCACTGGGACGAAGACAGTGTGGTTAGTTCGCCTGACGGGGGTTCGGCCAGCGATTCGGGCGACCGTTACCGCGGGGATCACTTCCGGGCCAGTCCTCAGGAGCCTAGTAAAATAGAAACCTTGATTCGGGCAACCCAGCAGATGatcaaagaggaagagagtcgACTACAGCTGAGGAAAGGCCCCGCCGAGCCTTCCCTGGGCGCCGCCAACGGGCTGGCCAAAGGCCACGGCCCCTGCTTCAGCGCCGAGTTCCCCCAGGCCGCCCTGCCAGGAGTGGTATGTCGGGGTTCGACCCAGGCGATAAGCCCCGCCCCTAGCCCCGCCCCTCTCTCCCGGCTTAGCAGCCCTGGCTCGGAACGACTGGCCAAGGCCAAAGACTTCCTGCAGACGGAACTCTCTCCCCATCAGCACCAGCTCCCTCTCACGGGTTCATGCGCTGCCTCTCCCACGCCCGCACTCTATCCGTCTCATCCCCGCCAatacatagacaaacacacggCCTATTCACTCACAGGCTACGCCCTGGAGCACCTGTACGAGGCAGAGAGTTTCAGAGGCTACGCCCTGGGTTGTTCGGGCTCCTCTCACTATGACATGGCCTCTCACCTGCGCATGCAGGCCGAACAAACGCCAAGCCACAAAGGCACCTCCGTCATCATCACCAACGGCAGCTGA